The Kluyvera intermedia genome window below encodes:
- the panB gene encoding 3-methyl-2-oxobutanoate hydroxymethyltransferase: MKPTTIALLQKYKQEKKRFATITAYDFSFAKLFADAGINVMLVGDSLGMTVQGHDSTLPVTVEDISYHTRAVRRGAPNCLLLSDLPFMAYATPEQAFENAAAVMRAGANMVKIEGGAWLVDTVKMLTDRAVPVCGHLGLTPQSVNIFGGYKVQGRGDAGQVLLDDALALEAAGAQLLVLECVPVELAKRVTEALSIPVIGIGAGNVTDGQILVMHDAFGITGGHIPKFAKNFLSTAGDMRAAVEQYMAEVESGVYPGEEHSFH; encoded by the coding sequence ATGAAACCGACCACCATCGCTTTATTGCAAAAATACAAGCAAGAGAAGAAACGCTTCGCGACGATTACGGCCTACGATTTCAGTTTCGCCAAACTGTTCGCGGACGCGGGTATTAACGTCATGCTGGTCGGTGATTCACTGGGTATGACGGTGCAGGGGCACGACTCTACGCTGCCGGTGACCGTTGAAGATATTAGCTATCACACCCGTGCGGTACGTCGTGGTGCACCGAACTGCCTGCTGCTGTCCGACCTGCCGTTTATGGCTTATGCCACACCCGAGCAGGCATTTGAAAATGCGGCAGCGGTGATGCGTGCCGGTGCCAACATGGTCAAAATCGAAGGTGGCGCATGGCTGGTTGATACCGTCAAAATGCTGACCGACCGCGCGGTGCCGGTTTGCGGACACCTGGGGCTGACGCCGCAATCAGTGAATATCTTTGGCGGCTATAAAGTGCAAGGCCGCGGCGATGCCGGGCAAGTGTTACTGGACGACGCTCTGGCACTGGAAGCGGCGGGTGCGCAGCTGCTGGTACTGGAATGTGTACCGGTTGAACTGGCAAAACGAGTAACTGAAGCGCTGTCTATTCCCGTCATTGGCATTGGTGCAGGCAACGTGACCGACGGGCAGATTCTCGTCATGCATGATGCATTCGGTATTACCGGCGGCCATATTCCTAAATTTGCTAAAAATTTCCTCAGCACGGCAGGCGACATGCGTGCAGCGGTAGAGCAATATATGGCTGAAGTAGAGTCCGGGGTTTATCCGGGCGAAGAACACAGTTTCCATTAA
- the panC gene encoding pantoate--beta-alanine ligase, producing MLIIETLPLLRQHIRRLRQEGKRVALVPTMGNLHDGHMTLVEEAKTRADVVVVSIFVNPMQFDRAEDLTNYPRTLQEDCEKLNKRKVDYVFAPAVAEIYPQGTENQTFVEVPGLSTMLEGASRPGHFRGVSTIVSKLFNLIQPDIACFGEKDFQQLALLRKMVADMGYDIEIVGVPIIRAKDGLALSSRNGYLTAEQRKIAPGLYKVLSSVSAKLKAGERELEEIIAIAEQELNEKGFRADDIQIRDADTLLDLTDNSKRAVILMAAWLGKARLIDNQSVEL from the coding sequence GTGTTGATTATTGAAACCCTGCCGCTGCTGCGTCAGCATATCCGCCGTCTACGTCAGGAAGGTAAACGCGTTGCGTTGGTGCCAACAATGGGCAACCTGCACGATGGCCATATGACGTTAGTTGAAGAGGCAAAAACGCGCGCCGACGTCGTGGTCGTCAGTATCTTCGTTAACCCGATGCAATTTGACCGTGCCGAGGATCTGACTAACTATCCGCGCACTCTTCAGGAAGATTGCGAGAAGCTGAACAAGCGTAAAGTGGATTACGTCTTTGCGCCTGCCGTCGCAGAAATCTATCCGCAGGGTACTGAAAACCAGACTTTCGTGGAAGTTCCTGGTCTCTCAACGATGCTTGAAGGGGCCAGCCGTCCGGGGCATTTCCGTGGCGTTTCCACCATTGTCAGCAAGTTATTCAATCTGATTCAGCCGGATATCGCCTGCTTCGGTGAGAAAGATTTCCAGCAGTTGGCGCTGCTGCGCAAAATGGTGGCCGATATGGGCTACGACATTGAGATCGTTGGAGTGCCAATTATCCGCGCCAAAGACGGTCTGGCATTAAGCTCCCGCAACGGTTATCTGACCGCTGAACAGCGAAAAATCGCTCCAGGGCTATATAAGGTGTTAAGCAGCGTATCCGCGAAGCTGAAGGCCGGTGAGCGAGAGCTCGAAGAGATCATCGCCATCGCCGAGCAGGAGCTGAACGAAAAAGGATTCCGCGCCGACGATATTCAGATCCGCGATGCAGATACCCTGCTCGACCTCACCGACAACAGCAAGCGGGCGGTGATTTTGATGGCGGCGTGGTTGGGCAAAGCGCGGTTGATTGATAACCAAAGCGTAGAGCTATAA
- the panD gene encoding aspartate 1-decarboxylase, whose amino-acid sequence MIRTMLQGKLHRVKVTQSDLHYEGSCAIDQDFLDAAGILENEAIDIWNVNNGKRFSTYAIAAERGSKIISVNGAAAHNADVGDIVIIASFVTMSDEEARTWRPNVAYFEGDNEMKRTAKAIPVQVA is encoded by the coding sequence ATGATTCGCACTATGCTGCAGGGCAAACTCCACCGCGTTAAAGTTACGCAGTCTGACCTGCACTACGAAGGTTCCTGCGCCATCGATCAGGACTTCCTTGATGCCGCCGGGATTCTGGAAAACGAAGCTATTGATATCTGGAATGTGAACAACGGCAAGCGTTTCTCAACCTACGCCATTGCGGCAGAACGTGGCTCTAAAATCATCTCGGTTAACGGTGCAGCGGCTCATAATGCTGATGTCGGCGATATCGTGATTATCGCGAGTTTTGTAACCATGTCTGACGAAGAAGCGCGGACATGGCGTCCGAACGTTGCCTATTTCGAGGGCGACAACGAAATGAAGCGTACGGCTAAAGCCATTCCGGTACAGGTTGCATGA
- a CDS encoding fimbrial protein — MNKLTIAAASVIFALGSASAFADDIGLITFDGAVTDTTCTITTNNGVDANNVTITMPVVKKIDVEGTTIDAGVGSKEFELKLTGCPTTLTKASATFTSQQFAELSNGTLKTDPSVTGHADNVSLALFNNSTSNTDRIQVGLPANNTQIAALEEGVGVLAYRVVYVPSADWVKGTNDITAGKVSSNATFTMTYQ; from the coding sequence ATGAATAAATTGACCATTGCTGCCGCCTCCGTTATTTTCGCACTTGGTTCTGCCTCTGCGTTTGCGGATGATATTGGTCTGATTACCTTTGATGGCGCCGTTACCGACACCACCTGCACCATTACTACCAACAACGGCGTCGACGCCAACAACGTCACCATCACCATGCCGGTGGTGAAAAAAATCGACGTTGAAGGGACAACTATTGATGCGGGCGTGGGTTCTAAAGAGTTCGAACTGAAGCTGACCGGCTGCCCAACAACGCTGACTAAAGCCTCAGCAACCTTCACTTCCCAGCAGTTCGCAGAACTGTCTAACGGCACATTGAAAACAGATCCAAGCGTAACGGGTCATGCGGACAACGTTAGCCTGGCACTGTTCAACAACAGCACTAGCAACACCGACCGTATCCAGGTTGGCCTGCCTGCAAACAACACTCAGATTGCTGCGCTGGAGGAAGGCGTTGGCGTACTGGCCTACCGTGTTGTCTACGTGCCAAGCGCTGACTGGGTCAAAGGTACTAACGACATCACTGCAGGTAAAGTCAGCAGCAACGCCACCTTTACCATGACTTACCAGTAA
- a CDS encoding fimbrial chaperone: MNRVIHQTLVSLVCISAALSASRASADIVISGTRVVYPQSSKDVTVKMENRGNKPLLVQSWLDDGRDTVNPQELKLPFIVTPPVSRVDPSKGQTVRITWTGQPLAQDRESLFWFNVLEVPPKAKDADAQNVLQLAFRTRIKMFFRPDGLQGDPAVAAGNLKWSQQGTSLIANNSSPYYISMASATITMNGKKIEVDSHTIPPLSNETVPVKNTPNASGGKIEYTAINDFGGTEKHQATIN; this comes from the coding sequence ATGAACCGAGTTATTCACCAGACTCTCGTCTCGCTGGTTTGCATTAGCGCCGCGCTCAGCGCATCGCGCGCCAGTGCTGATATTGTTATTTCTGGTACCCGTGTTGTTTACCCGCAGTCATCCAAAGACGTAACCGTCAAAATGGAAAACCGCGGTAATAAACCGCTACTGGTACAGTCATGGCTGGACGATGGCCGCGATACGGTGAATCCGCAAGAGCTGAAACTGCCGTTTATCGTGACCCCGCCGGTATCACGCGTTGACCCATCAAAGGGCCAGACCGTGCGTATTACGTGGACCGGCCAGCCCCTGGCCCAGGATCGAGAATCGCTGTTCTGGTTTAATGTGCTGGAAGTCCCGCCGAAAGCGAAAGACGCCGACGCCCAGAACGTCCTGCAGTTGGCTTTCCGTACCCGTATAAAGATGTTTTTCCGCCCGGATGGTTTGCAGGGCGATCCCGCCGTTGCTGCTGGTAATCTGAAATGGTCGCAACAGGGTACGTCGTTAATAGCCAATAACAGCAGCCCTTATTATATTTCCATGGCGAGCGCCACCATCACCATGAATGGCAAAAAAATCGAAGTGGATTCTCACACTATTCCACCACTCTCAAATGAGACCGTTCCGGTCAAAAATACGCCCAATGCTTCAGGCGGGAAAATAGAATACACCGCAATTAATGATTTTGGTGGAACAGAGAAACACCAAGCCACCATTAATTAA
- a CDS encoding outer membrane usher protein: protein MLFRRSLLCTAIYIAFQSSVMAEEAPSSPADDVEFNDQFLFNTGANIDVGRFSKGNPVPPGTYKTQILLNGQRKMLGDFTFNDNGTSRATPCFTSKLLAQIGAKTEGMDLESDACIDLAQQYPQSTWNYDIGTQELSLSMPQIYVLNRPNGFVDPSLWQDGIPVAMFSYDLNSWHSENSGSNSDSAYAGLKYGANLGAWHLRAKGNANWDQDNGSEYTSQDIYLQRDISSLRSQFLVGDSFTRGEAFDSFSLRGVRFYNDDRMLPGGASNYAPEIRGVAKSNAKVTIKQSGNKIYEATVPPGPFAINDLSTTGYGSDLEVAIEEADGSVRTFSVPYSSVTQMLRPGYGRWDIGAGELHDNGLKEKPRLGYATGYYGLNNTFTGYAGVQYMDVGYYAGLLGIATNTPVGAFALDVTHSNTSIDELDTLTGQSYRVTWSKLIEDSQTSFNIAAYRFSTENYMSLRDAATLNDNVKHNRSDSNNEFSNFQRMKNQFQININQPVSLWDSSSGNLYVNGSWEDYWNKTSPTSQYSVGYSDSFSWASYSLSIQRTYNEYGDKDDSVYLSLSIPLENLFGRNKRPLGFSTVNMSVNSDMKSNNNFATSANGNTDDYRFNYSVNTSANRSDSGSINQVGGYGSYNSPLGPLSVSASASDDSSRQYSLSYSGGMLLHSGGLTLAPNSIGDTDTLALVHASGAKGARLTNGDGEINRFGYAIQPYLSAYRENNVGVNIDKMEQDVEVKNTSTVVVSRSGAVVRVDFETDEGRSLLLELQRTDNGFIPLGADVQNEKGESIGTVGQAGMAYVRGVVDSGKLLVIWGSGSDGRCTVNYQLDSEKAEQKVGLTRLLSNQRCQM, encoded by the coding sequence ATGCTTTTTCGTCGTTCATTATTGTGTACAGCTATCTATATTGCATTCCAGTCTTCAGTAATGGCGGAAGAAGCACCTTCATCTCCGGCAGATGATGTTGAATTTAACGATCAGTTTTTATTCAACACCGGTGCAAATATCGACGTTGGTCGTTTTTCGAAAGGCAATCCGGTTCCACCTGGCACCTATAAAACGCAGATTCTACTCAATGGTCAACGCAAAATGCTGGGCGATTTTACCTTCAACGATAACGGCACATCGCGCGCCACCCCCTGCTTTACCAGCAAGCTACTCGCGCAAATTGGGGCTAAAACCGAAGGGATGGATCTCGAATCTGACGCCTGTATCGATCTCGCCCAACAGTATCCGCAATCTACATGGAATTATGATATCGGCACGCAGGAGCTATCGCTCTCAATGCCGCAGATATACGTCCTTAACCGACCTAATGGCTTTGTTGATCCCTCGCTTTGGCAGGATGGTATTCCCGTTGCGATGTTTTCCTATGACCTCAATAGTTGGCACTCAGAAAACAGCGGCAGCAACTCAGATTCAGCCTATGCCGGATTAAAATACGGTGCCAACCTCGGCGCATGGCATCTACGCGCCAAAGGGAACGCGAACTGGGATCAAGATAACGGCAGTGAATACACCAGCCAGGATATCTATCTGCAGCGCGATATATCTTCACTACGCTCACAGTTTCTGGTCGGTGACTCATTCACCCGTGGCGAGGCCTTTGATTCCTTCAGCCTGCGCGGCGTGCGTTTTTATAACGATGATCGCATGCTTCCGGGAGGTGCCTCCAACTACGCGCCAGAAATTCGCGGCGTCGCCAAAAGCAACGCCAAGGTCACCATTAAGCAAAGCGGTAATAAAATTTACGAAGCGACCGTCCCGCCTGGGCCGTTTGCTATCAACGATCTCAGCACCACCGGCTACGGCAGTGACCTGGAAGTTGCGATTGAAGAGGCTGACGGCAGCGTCCGTACCTTCTCCGTTCCCTACTCTTCCGTCACGCAGATGCTGCGCCCGGGCTATGGTCGTTGGGATATCGGTGCGGGCGAGCTGCATGATAATGGCTTAAAAGAGAAGCCCCGTCTGGGCTATGCCACCGGCTATTACGGTCTGAATAACACCTTTACCGGCTATGCGGGCGTTCAGTATATGGACGTTGGCTATTACGCGGGTCTGCTGGGTATTGCCACCAATACGCCGGTCGGCGCGTTTGCCCTCGACGTGACGCACTCAAACACGTCTATTGACGAACTAGACACCCTCACAGGTCAGAGCTACCGCGTGACCTGGAGCAAGCTGATTGAAGATTCGCAAACCTCTTTCAACATTGCCGCCTATCGTTTCTCGACTGAAAACTATATGTCCCTGCGCGACGCTGCCACGCTGAACGACAACGTAAAACATAACCGCTCAGATTCAAATAATGAATTCAGCAACTTCCAGCGCATGAAAAACCAGTTCCAGATCAACATCAACCAGCCGGTATCCCTGTGGGATTCCAGCAGCGGTAACCTGTATGTCAATGGAAGCTGGGAGGACTACTGGAACAAGACTTCACCAACCTCACAATACTCGGTTGGCTATAGCGATTCTTTTTCGTGGGCCAGCTACAGCCTTTCCATTCAGCGTACTTATAACGAATACGGTGATAAAGACGACAGCGTTTACTTAAGCCTGAGTATCCCGCTGGAAAACTTGTTCGGTCGTAACAAAAGGCCGCTCGGTTTCTCCACCGTGAACATGAGCGTCAACAGTGACATGAAGTCGAACAATAACTTCGCCACCAGCGCCAACGGTAATACCGATGACTATCGCTTTAACTATAGCGTTAACACCAGCGCCAACCGTAGCGACAGCGGCTCGATTAACCAGGTCGGCGGTTACGGCAGCTACAACAGCCCGCTGGGGCCACTGAGCGTGTCGGCTTCCGCATCCGATGATAGCAGTCGTCAATATTCATTAAGTTACAGCGGCGGCATGCTGCTGCACTCCGGTGGCCTGACGCTGGCACCGAACAGCATCGGCGATACCGACACGCTGGCGCTGGTTCACGCGTCCGGTGCCAAAGGCGCACGCTTAACCAATGGCGATGGCGAAATTAACCGCTTTGGCTATGCCATCCAGCCTTATCTGTCCGCTTATCGGGAAAATAATGTGGGCGTGAATATCGACAAAATGGAACAAGACGTCGAGGTGAAAAACACCAGTACCGTCGTGGTTTCCCGCAGCGGCGCCGTAGTACGGGTGGATTTCGAAACCGATGAAGGTCGTTCACTGCTGCTGGAACTGCAACGTACCGATAACGGCTTTATCCCGCTCGGTGCGGATGTACAAAACGAAAAAGGTGAATCTATCGGGACCGTCGGACAGGCCGGTATGGCATACGTTCGCGGTGTCGTTGATAGCGGCAAACTGCTTGTCATCTGGGGCAGCGGCAGCGACGGACGCTGCACCGTCAACTATCAGCTCGATAGCGAGAAAGCTGAACAGAAAGTTGGCCTTACCCGTCTACTGAGTAACCAACGTTGCCAGATGTAA
- a CDS encoding fimbrial protein encodes MKIMRLKKLYLLGCSGLLFATAYPTQATSLDVTFTATLRETTCDMAIEGGSGSGQNNTIPIGSGGTVSLDKIVNGDSSAQATFKLKITECPDSLQGLKTTITGTTTTSNTVIDNGSSASNAAESIGISIARVSATDAPFTINASSDNGRIVWSSQEISGKEVPLVAMLVETSSGKGSTGDFSAVATFNFTYE; translated from the coding sequence ATGAAGATAATGAGACTGAAAAAACTCTACCTACTGGGCTGTAGCGGACTGCTGTTCGCCACCGCATACCCAACCCAGGCGACATCGCTGGATGTCACCTTTACCGCAACGCTGCGCGAAACCACCTGTGATATGGCTATCGAAGGCGGCAGTGGTAGTGGTCAAAACAACACCATCCCCATTGGCTCGGGTGGAACCGTCAGCCTCGATAAGATTGTCAACGGCGACAGTTCAGCACAGGCGACCTTTAAGCTGAAAATCACCGAATGCCCTGATAGTTTACAGGGGTTAAAAACCACCATTACGGGAACAACCACCACGTCCAACACCGTTATTGATAACGGTTCATCAGCGAGCAATGCCGCAGAATCTATCGGTATTAGCATCGCCAGAGTCTCCGCCACCGATGCACCTTTTACGATTAACGCCAGTTCAGATAATGGCCGGATAGTCTGGAGCAGCCAGGAAATCAGCGGTAAAGAAGTACCGTTAGTCGCCATGCTAGTTGAAACCTCTTCGGGCAAAGGTTCTACCGGTGACTTTAGCGCCGTGGCGACCTTCAACTTCACCTACGAATAA
- a CDS encoding fimbrial protein — MKKLSFLGGVAGVMLFSAHSFATISGTTSVSATFTTTISAGTCTAQIQNTGGQAISTLDFGEVFKSDLVNQSRSEPFKVAFTDCAGVKTASYQVVAGTGGGCSGPSTNGDSFSAGNATGFEVWQGVAGTGTLLSCNTKPAQTLTMSGSKLDVAFASRIVIAKDRTISNVTAGSVSAPVTFVVTYQ; from the coding sequence ATGAAAAAATTATCATTTCTGGGCGGTGTTGCCGGTGTAATGCTTTTCTCCGCTCACTCTTTTGCCACAATATCCGGTACCACCAGCGTTTCGGCTACCTTTACCACGACTATCTCGGCGGGCACCTGTACGGCGCAAATTCAGAACACCGGTGGTCAGGCTATCAGTACACTGGATTTCGGCGAGGTCTTTAAATCAGATCTGGTCAATCAAAGTCGCAGCGAGCCGTTCAAAGTGGCCTTTACCGACTGCGCGGGTGTCAAAACCGCCAGCTATCAGGTCGTCGCCGGTACCGGGGGTGGGTGTTCAGGGCCAAGCACTAACGGAGATTCATTCTCTGCTGGCAACGCCACCGGTTTTGAAGTCTGGCAAGGCGTAGCCGGAACAGGAACGCTGCTAAGCTGCAATACAAAACCCGCGCAAACGCTCACCATGAGCGGCAGTAAGCTCGATGTTGCTTTCGCCTCCCGTATTGTTATCGCCAAGGATAGAACGATTTCCAACGTCACGGCAGGCAGCGTCAGCGCGCCGGTCACGTTTGTTGTCACCTATCAGTAA
- a CDS encoding fimbrial-like protein, with the protein MPFNIQILSSLGRALLIMGVTGGLYTAPCFADEDAGGLDVTLTANVVENTCQISLSDNGLVHLPIVSRSWFYNGDGTTRLQPGDADSGTLFSVNVESCTNDTATVNTMVFRFQPQNGTWPAESQQVFINDTPAATGGAENVGIVIFSSSDNRNVVNSDGSSSVAIDVSTSANYLTRYDFYARYQNTGIVSAGKVTSHVLVDAIYQ; encoded by the coding sequence ATGCCATTCAACATCCAAATACTCTCTTCACTAGGGAGAGCACTACTGATAATGGGAGTGACTGGCGGACTCTACACTGCCCCCTGCTTTGCGGATGAGGACGCGGGAGGTCTGGACGTTACCCTCACCGCTAACGTCGTGGAGAACACTTGCCAGATCTCCCTCTCAGATAACGGATTAGTTCATTTACCTATCGTTTCACGGAGTTGGTTTTACAACGGCGACGGCACAACACGCCTGCAGCCGGGCGATGCCGATAGCGGCACGCTGTTTAGTGTCAACGTTGAAAGCTGCACTAATGATACGGCAACGGTTAACACAATGGTGTTCCGCTTTCAGCCGCAAAACGGCACCTGGCCTGCCGAGAGCCAGCAGGTATTTATCAACGACACCCCCGCGGCCACTGGCGGAGCGGAAAACGTCGGTATCGTGATTTTCTCCAGCAGCGATAACCGTAACGTCGTCAATAGCGACGGCAGTTCATCCGTCGCCATTGATGTTTCAACATCAGCCAACTATCTGACCCGTTACGACTTTTACGCCCGCTACCAGAATACCGGCATCGTGAGCGCCGGAAAGGTCACCAGCCATGTGCTGGTCGATGCTATTTATCAATAA
- a CDS encoding fimbrial protein, giving the protein MIKYLLLPVTLLVLSFNVSARECHLGQNGQAGTMALNGGGTYPISFHSVADDISGSIHELTYFDPSLDHELWTYCDAGNDGMAFYMNTTEASRVSAADGRALYPTNIDGIYYAVKLYSTGGGSGYFPSANGGSWVMVDSGSESYWSSKQMKATVTLYQGGGFAGNVNNVSAITPKDSRTLGQIRIGTADSDDNNPWTINVTPTSFSVPVYAATCSAVSVNSGTNNVDFGELMMSSLRDLYWPGRDFTFQLKNCSNTVWTRFKLTSTNSTTDGNGFTLLKNTLSGSTAATGIGIYVQANILTRDGNGAFKPGAEIWSPMTTVSNSVSFDLPFHASIYPLNDGSTITPGNFKAIGTFTIDYF; this is encoded by the coding sequence ATGATTAAATACCTACTACTCCCGGTAACGTTATTAGTCCTGAGTTTTAATGTTAGCGCGAGAGAGTGTCACCTCGGACAAAATGGCCAAGCTGGCACCATGGCGCTGAACGGCGGGGGGACATACCCAATTTCATTTCACTCTGTGGCCGACGACATCTCAGGCTCCATACACGAACTCACCTATTTTGACCCGTCACTTGACCATGAGCTCTGGACCTATTGCGATGCCGGAAATGACGGTATGGCATTTTATATGAATACCACTGAAGCCTCGAGAGTCAGCGCGGCCGATGGCAGGGCGCTTTATCCTACCAATATCGACGGTATTTACTATGCGGTAAAACTCTACAGCACCGGCGGTGGCAGCGGTTATTTCCCATCGGCAAATGGGGGGTCATGGGTCATGGTCGACAGCGGCAGCGAAAGCTATTGGAGCAGTAAGCAAATGAAAGCTACCGTGACGCTATATCAGGGCGGTGGGTTTGCTGGAAACGTTAACAACGTCAGCGCGATTACGCCAAAAGACTCTCGCACGCTGGGACAAATCCGTATTGGTACAGCAGATTCTGATGATAACAACCCGTGGACCATTAACGTTACGCCCACCAGCTTTAGCGTGCCGGTTTACGCAGCGACGTGCAGCGCGGTATCAGTCAATAGTGGCACTAACAACGTTGATTTCGGTGAGCTCATGATGTCATCGCTGCGAGATCTGTATTGGCCCGGCAGGGACTTTACCTTCCAGTTGAAGAACTGTAGCAATACGGTCTGGACGCGTTTTAAGCTTACCTCAACTAACAGCACTACTGACGGCAACGGCTTTACGCTGCTTAAAAATACACTTAGCGGCAGCACGGCTGCGACGGGTATTGGCATTTATGTGCAGGCTAACATACTGACTCGTGATGGTAACGGAGCCTTCAAGCCCGGTGCAGAGATATGGAGCCCAATGACGACCGTGAGCAACAGTGTCAGTTTTGATTTACCCTTTCATGCCAGTATTTACCCGCTAAATGATGGCAGCACGATAACCCCCGGCAACTTCAAAGCCATCGGCACCTTCACCATCGACTACTTTTGA
- a CDS encoding polysaccharide deacetylase family protein produces MAIRIIIVLLLFSGSVAAALPARYMQTTEDATIWAQIGNKTVTVGNLRAGQIIAIEPGVEDYNTFSFGFGKGFIDKGHLEPVQGRQRVEDGLGDLNKPLSNQNLLTWKDTPVYNAPDVGSAPFGMLAENLRYPVINRLKDRLNQTWYQIRIGERLAYVSALDAQLDNGIPVLTYHHILRDEENTRFRHTSTTTSVRAFSNQMTWLRDMGYTTLTIYQLEDYVHNRANLPARAVVVTFDDGLKSVSRYAYPVLKQYGMKATAFIVSSRIKRHPQKWAPKSLQFMSVSELEGIKDVFDFQSHTHFLHRVDGYRRPILLSRSYHNVLFDFKHSRRALAQFNPHVLYLSYPFGGYNATAIKAANDAGFHLAVTTVKGKVKPGDNPFLLKRLYILRTDSLETMSRLVSNQPQG; encoded by the coding sequence ATGGCTATACGTATTATCATTGTTCTTCTGTTGTTTTCCGGCAGCGTTGCTGCTGCCTTGCCTGCGCGCTATATGCAAACGACCGAGGATGCCACCATCTGGGCGCAGATTGGTAACAAGACCGTGACGGTCGGCAATCTGCGGGCGGGGCAAATTATTGCCATTGAGCCGGGCGTTGAGGATTACAACACGTTCAGTTTTGGTTTCGGCAAAGGCTTTATTGATAAGGGGCATCTGGAACCGGTGCAGGGGCGTCAGCGGGTGGAGGATGGGCTGGGCGATTTAAATAAACCGCTGAGCAACCAGAATCTGCTGACCTGGAAAGATACCCCGGTCTATAACGCGCCGGACGTTGGCAGCGCGCCATTTGGTATGCTGGCCGAAAACCTCCGTTACCCGGTGATTAACCGGCTTAAAGACCGTCTCAATCAAACCTGGTATCAAATTCGTATTGGCGAGCGTCTGGCTTATGTCAGCGCGTTAGATGCCCAGCTTGATAACGGCATTCCTGTCCTGACCTACCACCATATTCTACGTGACGAAGAAAATACCCGTTTTCGCCATACTTCCACCACCACGTCGGTGCGAGCCTTCAGCAACCAGATGACCTGGTTGCGTGATATGGGCTACACCACGTTGACGATATACCAGCTCGAAGATTACGTGCATAACCGGGCTAACCTGCCCGCGCGTGCGGTGGTGGTAACCTTTGATGATGGGCTAAAATCGGTCAGCCGCTATGCCTACCCGGTGTTGAAGCAATATGGGATGAAAGCGACGGCATTTATTGTTTCATCGCGCATTAAGCGTCACCCGCAAAAATGGGCACCGAAATCGCTACAGTTTATGAGCGTTTCTGAGCTAGAAGGGATCAAGGACGTATTCGATTTCCAGTCACACACCCATTTCCTGCACCGTGTTGATGGTTACCGCAGACCCATTCTGCTTAGCCGCAGCTATCATAATGTGTTGTTTGATTTTAAACATTCGCGGCGCGCGCTGGCGCAGTTTAACCCGCATGTGCTGTACCTTTCTTACCCGTTTGGCGGCTACAACGCCACGGCGATAAAGGCGGCGAATGATGCAGGTTTCCATCTGGCGGTGACGACGGTGAAAGGGAAGGTGAAGCCGGGGGATAATCCGTTCTTATTGAAGAGACTGTATATTTTAAGAACGGATTCGCTGGAGACCATGTCGCGGCTGGTCAGTAACCAGCCGCAGGGGTAA
- a CDS encoding PTS sugar transporter subunit IIA codes for MLGWVISCHDDTAQELLDRLEKKYGPLPQCRAVNYWRGLSANMLSRMMCEALYQTDSGDGVIFLTDNAGAAPYRVASQMSHKHSGCEVIAGIHYALLEQMIPLRESMSSSVFRQHIVELGTPGVTSLWHQQQKNPPFVLLHDLYKP; via the coding sequence ATGTTGGGTTGGGTGATTTCCTGCCATGACGATACAGCACAGGAACTGCTGGATCGTCTGGAAAAAAAATATGGGCCGTTGCCACAGTGCCGGGCCGTCAATTATTGGCGCGGATTGAGTGCCAATATGCTCAGTCGCATGATGTGTGAAGCGCTGTACCAAACCGATTCTGGTGACGGGGTCATTTTCCTGACGGACAACGCGGGAGCCGCACCTTATCGCGTGGCGTCGCAGATGAGCCATAAACACAGCGGCTGCGAAGTGATCGCCGGTATCCACTATGCATTGTTGGAGCAAATGATTCCCCTGCGGGAGTCGATGAGCAGTAGCGTCTTTCGTCAGCATATCGTGGAGCTGGGAACACCGGGAGTTACCAGCCTATGGCATCAGCAGCAGAAAAATCCGCCTTTCGTTTTACTTCATGATCTGTATAAGCCTTAA